The Sorex araneus isolate mSorAra2 chromosome 7, mSorAra2.pri, whole genome shotgun sequence nucleotide sequence NNNNNNNNNNNNNNNNNNNNNNNNNNNNNNNNNNNNNNNNNNNNNNNNNNNNNNNNNNNNNNNNNNNNNNNNNNNNNNNNNNNNNNNNNNNNNNNNNNNNNNNNNNNNNNNNNNNNNNNNNNNNNNNNNNNNNNNNNNNNNNNNNNNNNNNNNNNNNNNNNNNNNNNNNNNNNNNNNNNNNNNNNNNNNNNNNNNNNNNNNNNNNNNNNNNNNNNNNNNNNNNNNNNNNNNNNNNNNNNNNNNNNNNNNNNNNNNNNNNNNNNNNNNNNNNNNNNNNNNNNNNNNNNNNNNNNNNNNNNNNNNNNNNNNNNNNNNNNNNNNNNNNNNNNNNNNNNNNNNNNNNNNNNNNNNNNNNNNNNNNNNNNNNNNNNNNNNNNNNNNNNNNNNNNNNNNNNNNNNNNNNNNNNNNNNNNNNNNNNNNNNNNNNNNNNNNNNNNNNNNNNNNNNNNNNNNNNNNNNNNNNNNNNNNNNNNNNNNNNNNNNNNNNNNNNNNNNNNNNNNNNNNNNNNNNNNNNNNNNNNNNNNNNNNNNNNNNNNNNNNNNNNNNNNNNNNNNNNNNNNNNNNNNNNNNNNNNNNNNNNNNNNNNNNNNNNNNNNNNNNNNNNNNNNNNNNNNNNNNNNNNNNNNNNNNNNNNNNNNNNNNNNNNNNNNNNNNNNNNNNNNNNNNNNNNNNNNNNNNNNNNNNNNNNNNNNNNNNNNNNNNNNNNNNNNNNNNNNNNNNNNNNNNNNNNNNNNNNNNNNNNNNNNNNNNNNNNNNNNNNNNNNNNNNNNNNNNNNNNNNNNNNNNNNNNNNNNNNNNNNNNNNNNNNNNNNNNNNNNNNNNNNNNNNNNNNNNNNNNNNNNNNNNNNNNNNNNNNNNNNNNNNNNNNNNNNNNNNNNNNNNNNNNNNNNNNNNNNNNNNNNNNNNNNNNNNNNNNNNNNNNNNNNNNNNNNNNNNNNNNNNNNNNNNNNNNNNNNNNNNNNNNNNNNNNNNNNNNNNNNNNNNNNNNNNNNNNNNNNNNNNNNNNNNNNNNNNNNNNNNNNNNNNNNNNNNNNNNNNNNNNNNNNNNNNNNNNNNNNNNNNNNNNNNNNNNNNNNNNNNNNNNNNNNNNNNNNNNNNNNNNNNNNNNNNNNNNNNNNNNNNNNNNNNNNNNNNNNNNNNNNNNNNNNNNNNNNNNNNNNNNNNNNNNNNNNNNNNNNNNNNNNNNNNNNNNNNNNNNNNNNNNNNNNNNNNNNNNNNNNNNNNNNNNNNNNNNNNNNNNNNNNNNNNNNNNNNNNNNNNNNNNNNNNNNNNNNNNNNNNNNNNNNNNNNNNNNNNNNNNNNNNNNNNNNNNNNNNNNNNNNNNNNNNNNNNNNNNNNNNNNNNNNNNNNNNNNNNNNNNNNNNNNNNNNNNNNNNNNNNNNNNNNNNNNNNNNNNNNNNNNNNNNNNNNNNNNNNNNNNNNNNNNNNNNNNNNNNNNNNNNNNNNNNNNNNNNNNNNNNNNNNNNNNNNNNNNNNNNNNNNNNNNNNNNNNNNNNNNNNNNNNNNNNNNNNNNNNNNNNNNNNNNNNNNNNNNNNNNNNNNNNNNNNNNNNNNNNNNNNNNNNNNNNNNNNNNNNNNNNNNNNNNNNNNNNNNNNNNNNNNNNNNNNNNNNNNNNNNNNNNNNNNNNNNNNNNNNNNNNNNNNNNNNNNNNNNNNNNNNNNNNNNNNNNNNNNNNNNNNNNNNNNNNNNNNNNNNNNNNNNNNNNNNNNNNNNNNNNNNNNNNNNNNNNNNNNNNNNNNNNNNNNNNNNNNNNNNNNNNNNNNNNNNNNNNNNNNNNNNNNNNNNNNNNNNNNNNNNNNNNNNNNNNNNNNNNNNNNNNNNNNNNNNNNNNNNNNNNNNNNNNNNNNNNNNNNNNNNNNNNNNNNNNNNNNNNNNNNNNNNNNNNNNNNNNNNNNNNNNNNNNNNNNNNNNNNNNNNNNNNNNNNNNNNNNNNNNNNNNNNNNNNNNNNNNNNNNNNNNNNNNNNNNNNNNNNNNNNNNNNNNNNNNNNNNNNNNNNNNNNNNNNNNNNNNNNNNNNNNNNNNNNNNNNNNNNNNNNNNNNNNNNNNNNNNNNNNNNNNNNNNNNNNNNNNNNNNNNNNNNNNNNNNNNNNNNNNNNNNNNNNNNNNNNNNNNNNNNNNNNNNNNNNNNNNNNNNNNNNNNaggaaggaaggaagagagggagggagggagggagggagggagggagggagggagggagggagggagggagggagggagggagggagggagggagggagggagggagggaggaaaaaagaatctGATTGAGCAGCCAGGTCTTGCCTAGAAGACCTCAGGGAGAAACTGAGTCTCCTGGGCCACGGACAGGCTCTGGCCCCAGTCAGATCCCTGTAGATCATCCCGTCCCCCTGGCCAACTCCTGGCACTCCTTCCACAGGGCCCGCCCAGCAGACAGGCCTCCTGCCCTCTGCTAGGAAGACCTACTGGGTCACTGGAGTGGGCAGGCACTCGGTAGGGGCTTCCCACAGCTGCCCCTCATTTTCCAACAGAaaggggagccccagagggaggcCAGGGGTCCCCCCAGAGAGGTCAGCTAGAACTGCCCCATGTCCAACGCAGCATCATAAACGACAGGccaagagcacagagcaggagctgAGGGGCCAGGACCCACCTGTCACAACTGCTTCAGCCACCGGTCAAAGGCCAGCGCCCAGTTGCAGGAACCTGTGCTCTGACCGTGGCTGGGCCAGGCGGTCGTACCTCCAATAGCCCTGACAGGGGCGGGTCCCGGAGtcctctgccctcaggggtctcAGTGCCTCTTCCCTGCCCTAcctgcttcctctcctctccattctccaccccttcccccagcactAGGCCACGGGCTCAGACCAGACACTGACCCCAGGTCAGACCAGACACTGACCCAGGCCCAGACCAGACACTGACCCCAGGCTCAGACCAGACACTGACCCAGGCCCAGACCAGACACTCTCCTTTCATCGTCACTGTTCCCAACCACGAACCTCTGCTTGAATTTCATTCTCAAATCCACTAATCCACTATCAAGAATTCAAAAGCAGCCTAATGGAAAGGAGAGAGCCAAGCTCTGGTCAAAGAAAGCAAAGGAACATTCACAGCAAGCTCTGGCCCCTGCAAGGGTCATAGACACAGGCTGGAGGGGCTCTGGCCTTAGCTGTATACATACAGTAGGATAACACTGCCAGAGGTAGCTTAGCTTTAtttaggttactcccatcacagtgctcccattccgctgtgtttatttgtaacttctttctttgtgctctgttgacttgtaaacattgttttttctcttctccttgagtcctttgtatagtttattcagagcaatgtctttttgtatgggcacagaagacggtagcaaatgctatgcttttgtaacctgggagtcatttgactctacatatttttctCCCAGgaatctgttctctagacctaagcctcagctgcccttacttcctagcacccccaaaggcagggtcccgaaaagggaaaagggactggatggacccagggcaatggtgagttatgtgctaccctggcatcgagatgggcctggccaaagtgcctaatgcttaactataagttaagagcttggtcatggacaaatgctgtcatgatccagtgataactagattcggaccctgctagggttagaaatgactcatctggcctgagcactgtagtctgagtttgtggagagctgccctacaagcctcaatgtatctcttactgtgtccatacaaaaataactaatattaagatgttgacTGAATTAATggactgagaaaaggagaaaaacaccttatgaGGTATTTtgagggcagtcaggaagggctttggaatacttctaggtggtgtttcctttgagccTGGtggaccctcaggaagggctttcttatgttgattttgctaccagactgggtgtagcccagagggcaaggtggagagagacaagtaggggtggagagactagtgtGGAGGAGGAGAACCCAGAGAGCTGGACCGGGGAATGAGGGGCTCgggaggaagagtgtgtgagatgggagagatgagaggtTGAATAAACAGCTACTAATCAGcagccagcttggtccttgttcttccttcgcctgacCTTGGCCAATAGCCgccccgatccagcccatatacagcggctccagagcactgaacgcggggggtgagacagagccgcccagagagccgcTAACACACACCCTTCAGCATGCGTATTTTTCACAGATGTAGACACCAGCATAGCTGGGTCtgctccaggcccccagcccGAGCCTGGGGGAGGAGCAGACAGCCTTGGGGACCCCTGGGAGCACCAGCTCTCCTGGCCTGCCAGCAGCACCCAGAACAGCACCAGTCACCCCAGGCCACACCGAAAAGACCCAACCAGCTCTGCCACTGGCTACTCAGCCTGCCAGAGAACTGacctctgccctcctcctggTCCCCATGGCTGTGCCCTGAGTCTGGGAGGACGCAGCAGACCACCTCCAGGAGCTctgggaagaaggggctggaaGAGGCAGGACACTCCACTCAGGCCCAGCTCCGGGCACCATCTGAGGAAAGGGCGACATCTtctggttggggttggggttggggttgggggccacacccagctgtgctcagggctgactcctggctctgtgctcagggctccctcctggcaggcccaaGGACCAAATggttgctggggaccaaacccgggtcgaccgggaggccagtgccctcccgaGTGTGCTGCCAGGTCAGGCCTCACCCTAAGGTGAGACAGTCCAACCCATCAGCACCCATTGGGCGCAGCGCCCTCTGCGATGCCAGTTTGCTTCCTCTGTCATTTTGCAAATGGTCAGGAGGGGCACTGGCCGAGCGAGACCAGCTGTCCCCACCACTTCCTGCTTCTGCCTGGAGCTGGTTCCCCATGTCCCCACATTCACACCCTGGCAGCCTCCGCCAGGGCACCAGGGCCCTGGAGCTGGTTCTCTCCGGACTTGCCAACAGCCGTCCCTGGGATCAGTGAAGCCTGCTGACGCACGTGTGAGCACGGCCTGCTGCGGAGCCAAGCCGTGACGAGGGAAACGCTCCAGGGGGTCCAAGCAAGCACAAGGCAGGACAGAGGGTCTGCTCTCCACCCTGACCACAGGGCCCCACGGCCCAGACAGGCCCAGGCAGCCCACAGCCTCTCTGCCCTCCAAGCTCCGACCCTCTGTGGTTTGGGCGTTGGGAAACTGACCTGTCTCCCTATACTCCAGAAATCAGTCGGGAGCCCTGGGGGCCACGAGCTGGCTGCTCTGTGAGGGCTCTCCTGAGCTCTCCTGGGGCAAGCCCCTGGGTGGCCCCCAAGCTAACCACAAACCTTCTTctaggaggggtggaggggaagggtggAGCGGAGCCTGGGGTGCTCTAGTGTGGTGAAAGTGCAGAGAAATCAGACAGCAGCTAacgcatctgccttgcatgcagctgacccaggttccacccctggaatcccatatgggggaacccctggacacagagccaggagcaagctctgagcaccaccccccaaaccccattccaaaagagaaagaactaaATCCTCACTTTACTTGGATTTGAACCCGGTGCCCCCTGTGGTCCTCCAAATTCCCCCTCCGGAGGTGAGACCTGaacgcagagctgggagtgagccctgagcacagccaggtatatcTCAAAGCCAAATAAAAAACCCTTAAAACCACTCTGAACGTTTATGTGATTATACCCATGTGATCCAAACTACTATAATTCAGTAAAAGTTGAATGGGAGCcacagtgacagtgcagcaggtagggccctcgccttgcacacagcccctgGATTGGAtcccggcaccccctatggtctcctgagcacggccaggtgtggcccaaacccctccccaAAAGGTTGAAGAACAGACAAGCAGGAAGCCACAGATGTGAGGAAGGTTTTAATCAGCAAACAGACAGCGCTTGAAGCCCCGCTCAGGGCGGCCCCTGGgaaggagccccccgccccctcgccaCCCAGCCCGACTCAGCCGCCCACCCCGGGCACTCAGTCTCTCGGCAGCGGGGGCACACTGACACCGACTCCCTCCTCACAGGGTCTTAGCCACAGACACCAGAAAGCGGGAAGAGCGTGagtgggggccacacgtgtgccCACGGCTGGCCCACCCGAGTCCCTCGCAGttctggcagggcctgggccggGCTCACAGTGGTTGGTCTGTGTGTTTGCTGCGCCACACCACCAGCGCGGCCATGGCCACAGTCAGCAGAATGGGCAGGGCGATGAGGGGGACCAGCACCTCGTCAGGGGGGTCCTCCCAGTGCTCCCTGTCCACGGAGCAGTTGGAGAAAAATTGCCGGTGCACGCTGGTGAGAAAGGTCTGGACCAGGGGATTGGGCCAGTAGCAGCCCACGGCGTTGGACTCCACCTCAGTGCAGTTGGTGAAGCTCTCGTAGTACCTGCAAAAGCAGAAGGCTCAGCCCTGCTGGCCCGCCCAGACACCCTCCCGGGCACTGCAAGGGGCGACCCTGATCCCAGCCAACGGGCTCGCAGACTTGGCCCCACACATCGCGCTGAGGTCTGCGCCGCCGGCCCCAGCGCCTGAGTGACCTGGCCTGGCTGAGGCAGGCCCTCAGAGCCCCAGCGTCAGCCCTGCTCAGGggttggtggttctcagggcaaGACCCGCCCTTCCAGCCCCAGCCACCCACCGCGGCCTGGCATCCCTGCCCCCAATATCGCAATTCAAGCCTCTGTGGGAATCCCCGTGTACCCCTAGGAAGTGTCCCTCCAGCTCTGCCCCCGCCCGCTCCCTGGCCCTTTCTGACAGGGCCTCGCCTGCCCCTCAGAGCCCATGAAACTCTGCGACGTTGGCTCCTCTGCTCCCCTGAGGTGGGGAcgggctccccaccccgcccctgcactGACCCAAGTGCTACtgcacagcactgccaggagtgatctctgagcaccgctgggtgtggccccaagcaaacaaaagcaaaaggccctggcctgccccaccccagcacccagcgCCAGTACCGCAGGTATCCCCATTTGTCTCAGCCAATGAGCTGACAAGCTGCCTCCACAGGGGACCACCCGCCCCTGAGAAGTGACCAGGAGAGTCCTGGAAAAGGACATCCGAGGCTCCAAACCCCCAGGGTGGTGCAGGCCTTGCAGCCTTCGGGGCTGGGGTGCAGCACCCCGACATAAGATTCCCAAGGACAGGGAGTGGCTAAGTTTGGACATTGGATGTGACCAAAGATGAAGTTACCggagaaggggccagagcacagtggggagggtatctCCTagcccacagctgacctgggtcaatCCTGGTGTCCgatatggtccctgggcacctccgggagagatccctgagtgcagacctggggtaagccctgagctgggggtgaccccaaaacaaacaagagtgACTAGAAAGTAGGAGTTAGTTACTTTCCTTCTTGGGGTGATCAGGAAGTGGGGCTCTGCACCAGCACCCAACCTCCGACCACAGACCCCCCCAAGCCCAGCTCCACCCAGCATGCCGGGACAGGCACCACCCCTTAAGGACAGGGACGCAGCGTGGGGCTTCGCAGAGCAGTGGCCCGCTCAAGGGCAGCAGGACAGCCTGGGGACCCGCGCCACACTCACACGATGAACTCGGCCAGGTCACACCACTTCCACACGGCCACCGAGTGCATGCTGGCGGAGAAGGCGGCCTGGCACTGCGGCAGCAGCTCCAGCATGCGCGTCTCATTGCAGCCCCCCACGGGGGCGCCGCCTCCTGCAGGGAGACACTCGTGAGGGGACCCTAACGAGGACCCACAGGCCCGCATCACTTCACTCAGACACCTTCTCCCTGGGTGCCCCCAAGAGCCAGGACCTGGGTCAGAAAGGGGACAAGGGAGATGGGGTCGGGTCCCGCGCAGAGGGAGGAGATGGTGATTGTGGGGTCACAGGCAGGACAACACAAGCCAGGGTGAGGAGGGACCCCACAGTCGGGAGGGAGACCCCAGAGTCAGGGGAGGGAGACCCCACAAGCAGGGGAGGGAGACCCCACAGACCCCACAGGGGTAGGTCTCTGCTATGAGGagagctgtgtgcagggccataTCCTGAGGGCGGCCTGTGCCGGGCAGTTTAAGGCACTGGAGCCGCATATGATCATTGCATGGGGTATGTATGGGTGCTATGGTGAGTGTCTGTGTATGGGTGTTATGGtgcatgtgtctgtctatatatctctgttgtgtctctgtgtgtctgtgtatatacatgtgtgtgatgtatgtgatgtgtttgtgtataagggttgtatatgtttgtatgtgtatgtgtgtggactgtatgtgtctgtctgaT carries:
- the RAMP3 gene encoding receptor activity-modifying protein 3, with product MGPGLLLPLLLLLCGGGAPVGGCNETRMLELLPQCQAAFSASMHSVAVWKWCDLAEFIVYYESFTNCTEVESNAVGCYWPNPLVQTFLTSVHRQFFSNCSVDREHWEDPPDEVLVPLIALPILLTVAMAALVVWRSKHTDQPL